A DNA window from Naumovozyma dairenensis CBS 421 chromosome 10, complete genome contains the following coding sequences:
- the NDAI0J03060 gene encoding uncharacterized protein (similar to Saccharomyces cerevisiae MUC1 (YIR019C)) codes for MAQIFSAPIETNEPFSLQKRDNAICQTIVNGCPDLNFGYHASNTNTLRYYLNILNVLWVQDNLYNITINVKGEKQIPMKYLHSLKIIGVKGPQGTVQLYGGNEETYLIDNPTDYTVTFQISGGSPKDECNVWLPNFQIQYEYLLGDAAQYEDTWEWGANAFDLGSGCDDFDNMGNSQTDFPGYYWKSKCNEECQVSSPSSAPLPSTSTTRSPPSSSVETVITSHETYPSSSSPASVESSTFSPPTTRSPPSSSVETVITSHETYPSSSSPASVESSTFSRYTPFPSSTIVSSRSSSLIPSIDTFSYQTVPSTRPSEPSSSEIEPPTSYTTVLSSTVPAPPHSEFSSPTIGPTSSQYQFSSPSFSDIYSSDIVFTTTSSSASLFTITTTTSYLSPSSPVVPSPLPPFSTTYLVPPTSPTTTSENQSTPSSYSYSTGSPTLTSTLTSTMTPPTSNIVPPITPSIISEFNGKGNVLDNSKMKWLVPSAFIFIFNFVI; via the coding sequence ATGGCTCAAATATTTTCGGCACCAATAGAAACGAATGAACCATTTTCTCTTCAGAAGAGGGATAATGCTATATGTCAGACAATCGTCAACGGTTGCCCGGATCTTAATTTCGGATATCATGCAAGTAATACAAATACGTTACggtattatttaaatatattaaatgtTCTTTGGGTACAAGATAATTTGTAtaatattactattaaCGTCAAAGGTGAAAAACAAATCCCAATGAAATACTTACATTCATTAAAGATCATTGGAGTGAAAGGCCCTCAAGGAACAGTCCAATTATATGGTGGCAATGAAGAGACCTACCTCATTGATAATCCAACTGATTATACTGTTACATTCCAGATTTCTGGTGGTTCTCCAAAAGATGAATGTAATGTTTGGTTGccaaatttccaaattcaatatgaatatttacTAGGTGATGCTGCCCAATATGAAGATACATGGGAGTGGGGTGCGAATGCATTCGATTTGGGGTCAGGTTGTGACGACTTCGATAATATGGGGAACTCTCAAACTGACTTCCCGGGATATTATTGGAAAAGCAAATGTAATGAAGAGTGTCAGGTAAGCTCGCCTTCCTCTGCACCCTTACCATCAACCTCAACTACTAGGAGTCCCCCATCCTCATCAGTCGAAACAGTGATCACTTCACATGAAACATAcccttcatcttcttcaccGGCATCTGTGGAATCATCGACATTTTCACCTCCAACGACTAGGAGTCCCCCATCCTCATCAGTCGAAACAGTGATCACTTCACATGAAACATAcccttcatcttcttcaccGGCATCTGTGGAATCATCGACATTTTCACGCTACACACCTTTCCCAAGTTCTACTATTGTTTCTTCTAGATCCTCTTCACTTATCCCATCGATTGACACTTTTAGCTATCAAACAGTTCCAAGTACAAGGCCTTCCGAGCCTTCGAGTTCAGAAATCGAGCCACCTACATCGTATACTACAGTATTGTCAAGTACGGTACCAGCGCCACCACATTCTGAATTTTCATCTCCTACAATAGGTCCAACCTCATCACAATATCAGTTTTCCTCGCCTTCATTTTCTGACATATATAGTAGTGATATAGTATTCACCACTACAAGCAGCTCTGCATCATTGTTTActataacaacaacaactagTTATTTATCGCCATCATCACCAGTTGTACCATCACCATTACCACCATTTTCCACCACCTACCTAGTTCCACCCACATctccaacaacaacatccGAAAATCAAAGTACACcttcttcatattcttATTCCACAGGAAGCCCCACCTTAACCTCAACCTTAACCTCAACCATGACACCACCTACTTCCAATATAGTACCACCAATCACCCCAAGTATTATATCAGAATTTAATGGTAAAGGTAATGTCCTCGATAATAGTAAGATGAAGTGGCTGGTACCTTCAGcgtttatttttatttttaatttcgTTATTTAg